A DNA window from Pseudomonadota bacterium contains the following coding sequences:
- a CDS encoding dipeptide epimerase, translating into MNKLNIRKESLPLHTPFGISRSRVSAVEVIVVEIEDESGLKGWGECRPYARYDETPESVTKQIENVSGSIEAGVSRRELMNLLPAGAARFAVDSALWDLEAKQKKTSVWDIFLNEGGTAPALPTMQTVGLDTPKTMAKESLKIPKGQVIKIKLGGDSIDSERIQAIHTVRPDAKLVVDANEGFNIETFKDFLSKLPEGSVHMIEQPLPSKQDSDLKGLDTKGVLLCGDESIHTAEDIIAKQDIYDVMNIKLDKSGGLTHGMDMLQTIQDINKTRKQPLQTMVGCMVSSSLSIQPAFLLSQFVEYIDLDGPWWLKEDRAGGVSYANGYMNSGSLWGEPL; encoded by the coding sequence ATGAATAAGCTAAATATCAGAAAAGAAAGCCTCCCACTCCATACTCCATTTGGAATTTCTCGCTCTCGTGTGAGTGCGGTAGAGGTGATTGTTGTTGAAATTGAAGATGAATCAGGCCTGAAAGGCTGGGGAGAGTGTCGACCTTATGCAAGATATGATGAAACCCCTGAATCTGTTACAAAGCAAATAGAGAACGTTTCTGGCAGCATTGAGGCAGGAGTGAGCCGTCGAGAGCTTATGAATCTTCTTCCTGCAGGCGCGGCACGCTTTGCTGTTGATAGTGCTCTCTGGGATTTAGAAGCCAAACAGAAGAAAACATCTGTTTGGGATATTTTTTTAAATGAGGGTGGCACTGCACCTGCTTTACCAACTATGCAAACAGTTGGGCTCGATACACCTAAAACAATGGCTAAAGAGAGCCTTAAAATCCCTAAAGGACAAGTGATTAAGATTAAACTGGGCGGTGACAGTATTGATAGTGAGCGCATTCAGGCCATTCATACAGTTCGCCCAGATGCAAAGCTTGTTGTGGATGCAAATGAAGGGTTTAATATTGAAACCTTTAAAGATTTTCTTTCGAAGCTTCCTGAAGGTAGTGTTCATATGATTGAGCAGCCTTTACCGTCTAAACAAGACTCTGACCTTAAGGGTCTGGATACAAAAGGTGTGCTTCTCTGTGGGGATGAAAGTATTCATACAGCTGAGGATATTATTGCGAAACAGGATATCTATGACGTCATGAATATTAAACTAGATAAATCTGGTGGCCTAACGCATGGTATGGACATGCTTCAAACTATTCAGGATATTAATAAGACCAGAAAACAACCGCTTCAAACCATGGTTGGCTGCATGGTAAGTAGCTCGCTTTCTATTCAGCCTGCATTCTTACTGTCTCAATTTGTCGAGTATATTGATTTAGATGGCCCTTGGTGGCTTAAAGAAGATAGAGCAGGGGGCGTATCGTATGCTAATGGATATATGAATTCAGGAAGCCTTTGGGGCGAACCTCTTTAA